A stretch of the Thiomicrospira pelophila DSM 1534 genome encodes the following:
- the ruvB gene encoding Holliday junction branch migration DNA helicase RuvB gives MIETDRIIGNQEQDDDLYVLPKIRPQMMQDYIGQVAVREQLSMFMDAAKMRQEHLDHVLLYGPPGLGKTTLANIVAQEMGATLRQTSGPVLDKPGDLAAILTRLEPNDVLFVDEIHRLSPIVEEILYPAMEDFQLDILIGEGPAAHSVKIDLPPFTLVGATTRAGLLTSPLRDRFGIVQRLEFYSVDELAQIVSRSANILGIDSDELGAREVAQRSRGTPRIANRLLRRVRDFAQVEGRGVIDQKIANAALNLLEVDLLGLDKMDRRLLETIISHFDGGPVGIDSMATSVGEERGTIEDVIEPFLVQQGFLMRTPRGRIATKRAYEHLGLDYTEKE, from the coding sequence ATGATCGAAACCGATCGCATAATCGGCAATCAGGAGCAGGACGACGATTTGTACGTGCTGCCCAAAATTCGCCCACAAATGATGCAGGACTATATTGGTCAAGTGGCGGTGCGCGAACAGTTAAGCATGTTTATGGATGCCGCTAAAATGCGTCAAGAGCACTTGGACCATGTGCTGTTATATGGGCCACCAGGCCTGGGTAAAACGACCTTAGCCAACATTGTGGCGCAAGAAATGGGCGCAACCTTGCGTCAAACATCGGGGCCGGTGTTGGATAAGCCAGGTGATTTAGCCGCGATTTTGACCCGCTTAGAGCCAAATGATGTGTTGTTTGTGGATGAGATTCACCGCTTAAGCCCGATTGTCGAAGAGATTCTTTATCCAGCAATGGAGGACTTCCAATTAGATATTCTAATTGGTGAAGGGCCGGCCGCTCATAGTGTCAAAATAGATTTGCCCCCCTTTACTTTGGTGGGGGCGACTACGCGTGCAGGGTTATTGACATCTCCCTTGCGCGATCGTTTTGGTATAGTGCAGCGTCTAGAATTTTATTCAGTGGATGAGCTGGCTCAAATCGTGAGTCGATCCGCCAATATTCTAGGCATAGATTCAGACGAATTGGGCGCGCGTGAGGTGGCTCAGCGGTCAAGAGGTACGCCGCGTATTGCTAATCGTTTATTACGACGCGTGCGGGATTTTGCTCAGGTTGAAGGTCGTGGCGTTATTGACCAGAAGATCGCGAATGCGGCACTAAATTTGCTTGAAGTTGACCTGCTAGGTCTTGATAAGATGGACCGTCGTTTACTAGAAACGATTATAAGTCATTTTGACGGTGGGCCAGTCGGAATAGACAGTATGGCCACCTCGGTAGGCGAAGAACGAGGCACGATCGAGGATGTCATCGAACCATTTTTGGTTCAACAGGGATTTTTAATGAGAACCCCAAGAGGGCGTATTGCGACCAAGCGCGCATACGAACACTTAGGTTTGGATTACACAGAAAAGGAATAA
- the tolQ gene encoding protein TolQ has product MYDQSMLDLVVMASPIVQAVMAILVFMSLLAWSVALAKSYEVSKANNLVKQFQDDFWESEDLSRMYNDMGRYGDDNTRGLHAIFEAGFQEFVRLKNQGVKEASDLVSASQRTMRIAFNKEVDLLENRLSILATVGSSAPYIGLFGTVVGVMHAFQGLGDTPNATLSAVAPGIAEALLATGIGLFAAIPAVIFYNNLTNKVDKLLSRYEGFAEEFLTILQRQAHVSSK; this is encoded by the coding sequence ATGTACGATCAGTCGATGCTGGATTTAGTTGTAATGGCAAGCCCTATTGTGCAGGCGGTCATGGCCATATTGGTTTTTATGTCGTTATTGGCTTGGTCGGTGGCTTTGGCAAAATCTTACGAAGTAAGTAAAGCCAATAATTTGGTGAAACAGTTTCAAGATGACTTTTGGGAATCGGAAGATTTAAGTCGTATGTATAACGATATGGGGCGCTACGGAGACGATAACACGAGAGGCCTGCATGCGATTTTTGAAGCAGGTTTTCAAGAGTTTGTACGCTTAAAAAACCAGGGTGTGAAAGAAGCGTCAGACTTGGTTTCGGCCTCTCAACGTACGATGCGAATCGCGTTTAACAAAGAAGTTGATCTGTTAGAAAATCGATTGTCTATTCTCGCGACGGTTGGTTCATCGGCCCCTTATATTGGTTTGTTTGGTACGGTTGTGGGTGTCATGCACGCCTTTCAGGGCTTAGGCGATACACCAAACGCTACTTTGTCTGCTGTCGCGCCCGGTATTGCAGAGGCTTTATTGGCGACTGGAATTGGCTTGTTTGCGGCGATTCCGGCCGTTATTTTTTACAATAATTTAACCAATAAAGTAGATAAATTATTAAGTCGTTATGAAGGTTTTGCCGAAGAGTTTTTAACCATTTTGCAGCGCCAAGCGCATGTATCGTCTAAATAG
- a CDS encoding ExbD/TolR family protein, with protein MQQGFRTARDKRRLMAEINVVPYIDVTLVLLIIFMVTAPIVQQAVTVELPQAPEVKESADSIKPITPFVITITKDGQYKTSEAPEVVLTQTEVGDLVAEVVARTQIDERLPVYLQGDREAPYGRVVHLFVVLKNNGVPNVSLITQPEERQ; from the coding sequence ATGCAGCAAGGATTTCGAACAGCACGTGACAAACGGCGCTTAATGGCTGAAATTAACGTGGTGCCTTATATTGATGTCACCTTGGTTTTGTTGATTATATTTATGGTTACGGCCCCCATTGTGCAGCAAGCTGTAACCGTTGAGTTACCACAAGCGCCAGAGGTAAAAGAATCCGCGGATAGCATTAAACCTATTACGCCATTTGTGATTACGATTACCAAAGATGGTCAGTATAAAACCAGTGAAGCACCCGAAGTGGTGTTAACCCAAACTGAAGTAGGTGATTTGGTGGCTGAAGTTGTAGCTCGTACCCAGATTGATGAGCGCTTACCTGTCTATTTGCAGGGTGATCGTGAAGCCCCTTATGGACGAGTAGTGCATTTGTTTGTGGTGTTGAAAAATAATGGAGTGCCAAATGTTTCACTGATTACTCAGCCAGAGGAACGCCAATGA
- the tolA gene encoding cell envelope integrity protein TolA → MILFVKRHPIAVSLAVVLHLTLGVLITNNWFKETDALKINMSSDGQTEIDEVVQNEPLQTFAVDQQIVQAQVERIKAEQEARRKEQERLAAEARRNEQRLAELRRDQEAETRLAEEARRQADIERQRKEAERQRAAEAKRQAEQARKTAQEAELRRQQAEQQAREIAQAAAKQREAEEKRLKELEALQREAQAQAEKERARQQAITEEVKQKEAQKRQLEAEALAARLMREQLEQEALVKKLAEEEASKQREAARQRELLSLRETYISSISAKVRENWRTPANISEQAQCELVITQTPNGNVSSVKTENCNAQATEQFKQAAESAVLRAQPLPKPPVEELFERNIRFVFKP, encoded by the coding sequence ATGATTTTATTCGTTAAACGCCACCCCATAGCTGTTTCATTAGCGGTTGTGCTGCATTTAACTTTAGGGGTGTTGATTACCAATAATTGGTTTAAAGAAACCGATGCATTAAAAATTAATATGTCGTCTGATGGTCAAACCGAAATTGATGAAGTCGTTCAGAACGAACCATTGCAAACGTTTGCGGTAGACCAGCAAATCGTTCAGGCTCAAGTTGAGCGCATCAAGGCTGAACAAGAAGCGCGTCGAAAAGAACAGGAGCGTTTAGCGGCTGAAGCTAGGCGTAACGAACAGCGTCTAGCCGAGTTGCGTCGAGATCAAGAAGCTGAAACTCGTTTAGCAGAAGAGGCACGTCGGCAGGCCGATATCGAACGCCAGCGCAAAGAGGCCGAACGTCAACGCGCCGCCGAAGCTAAGCGTCAAGCTGAGCAAGCCCGTAAAACCGCCCAAGAGGCCGAGCTTCGTCGTCAACAAGCGGAGCAGCAAGCACGAGAAATTGCACAGGCCGCCGCCAAACAACGTGAAGCCGAAGAGAAGCGCTTGAAAGAACTAGAGGCTTTACAACGTGAAGCTCAAGCGCAGGCTGAAAAAGAGCGCGCTCGTCAACAAGCGATTACGGAGGAAGTTAAACAGAAAGAAGCCCAAAAACGACAGTTGGAAGCGGAAGCCTTGGCGGCGCGTTTAATGCGTGAGCAATTAGAGCAAGAGGCGTTGGTTAAGAAGTTAGCGGAAGAGGAGGCCTCTAAACAACGTGAAGCCGCTCGTCAGCGAGAATTATTAAGTTTGCGCGAAACCTATATTTCGTCTATTTCCGCAAAAGTGCGTGAAAATTGGCGTACGCCGGCAAATATTTCGGAACAAGCGCAGTGTGAATTAGTGATTACACAAACCCCGAATGGTAATGTGTCGAGTGTTAAAACCGAAAATTGCAATGCTCAGGCCACCGAGCAGTTTAAACAAGCGGCTGAAAGCGCCGTGCTAAGAGCACAACCTTTGCCTAAACCGCCGGTAGAAGAATTGTTTGAGCGTAATATACGCTTTGTTTTTAAACCCTAA
- the tolB gene encoding Tol-Pal system beta propeller repeat protein TolB produces MKSVFQVKNRILTLLFFTLGLMASASQANLVIEISEGYENALPIAVIPFQVDGTGAVPEDISAIVSHNLLRSGRFSPLDKNALPSRPAQVDDIVFEQWRSKDIDHLIMGNVTQRPNGLYDVEMRLVDVLRRKQVIGKRWRDVPRQQLRQVAHQMSDEIYLELTGIPGAFNTRLAYVTMKIRGDERHYTLEVSDSDGHNPQPLLRSKMPIMSPSWSPDGRKLAYVSFETGRSNVVVQNLDGSNREVLADFSGINSAPAWSPDGKSLAMTLSKDGNADIFIMNLQTKALRKVTRHWAIETEAAWSVDGKSLYFNSDRRGQPQIFKMELDSGNVSRISFQGNYNANPETSPNGRYLAMVHSNNGFNVGLLDLYTNEFNVITDAFLGESPSFAPNSDMIVYAMNRNNKGQLAVVSVDGRASQILSVEDGQVREPAWSPYRVQPNK; encoded by the coding sequence ATGAAATCAGTGTTTCAGGTCAAAAATAGAATCCTAACCTTGTTATTTTTTACATTGGGATTAATGGCGAGTGCGTCTCAAGCTAATCTAGTAATTGAAATTAGTGAAGGTTATGAAAATGCCCTACCAATTGCGGTGATCCCCTTTCAAGTAGATGGTACAGGTGCAGTTCCAGAAGATATTTCCGCTATTGTCAGCCACAATTTACTGAGAAGCGGGCGTTTTTCACCGTTAGATAAAAATGCGTTACCATCTAGGCCAGCTCAGGTTGATGATATTGTGTTTGAGCAATGGCGCTCTAAAGATATTGACCATTTGATTATGGGAAATGTGACCCAGCGACCCAACGGTCTTTATGATGTTGAAATGCGATTGGTTGATGTGTTACGCCGTAAACAAGTCATCGGTAAACGTTGGCGTGATGTACCACGCCAGCAATTACGGCAGGTAGCGCACCAGATGTCGGATGAGATCTATCTTGAGTTGACCGGCATTCCAGGGGCGTTTAACACTCGTCTGGCCTATGTCACAATGAAAATTCGTGGTGATGAGCGCCATTACACCTTAGAAGTGTCGGATTCTGATGGGCATAACCCGCAACCTTTGCTACGCTCTAAAATGCCAATTATGTCACCAAGTTGGTCGCCGGATGGGCGTAAGTTGGCTTATGTTTCATTTGAGACCGGGCGCTCGAATGTAGTCGTACAGAATTTAGATGGTTCCAATAGAGAAGTTTTGGCCGATTTTTCTGGCATTAACAGTGCACCAGCATGGTCACCGGATGGTAAAAGCTTAGCCATGACTCTGTCCAAAGACGGAAATGCGGATATTTTTATCATGAATTTGCAAACCAAGGCATTACGTAAAGTGACACGTCATTGGGCGATTGAAACGGAGGCCGCTTGGTCAGTAGATGGCAAGTCACTTTACTTTAACTCGGATCGTCGAGGCCAGCCTCAAATCTTTAAAATGGAGTTAGATTCAGGCAATGTCTCGCGCATTTCATTTCAGGGAAATTACAATGCAAACCCTGAAACCTCCCCAAATGGGCGTTATTTAGCCATGGTGCATTCTAATAATGGCTTTAATGTTGGTTTATTAGACTTATATACCAATGAGTTTAATGTTATCACCGATGCTTTTTTAGGCGAATCACCTAGTTTTGCGCCTAATAGCGATATGATTGTATATGCGATGAATCGTAATAATAAAGGCCAGTTAGCGGTCGTTTCGGTCGATGGTCGTGCTTCACAAATTCTAAGTGTGGAGGATGGACAGGTTAGGGAGCCGGCTTGGAGTCCTTATCGTGTACAACCAAACAAATAA
- a CDS encoding OmpA family protein, whose protein sequence is MRLTKIVLTGLLLGSLTACTTMPGVDGASVDDRRTADAGLLDRNQQARDEGVEVLSLSDSQGLEGETLIQGEIGDLLADEAIREYSPVIYFGYDQFSIDEESMQTLKHYANQMLENPRLLLSLEGHTDERGSPSYNLALGEKRAKSAAEVMMLYGVNTDRITVISFGEEQPVELGHDESAWDKNRRVELRFN, encoded by the coding sequence ATGCGCTTAACAAAGATTGTGTTGACAGGCTTGTTGCTAGGCTCTTTAACCGCTTGTACCACGATGCCTGGTGTTGATGGGGCTTCAGTCGATGATCGTCGTACAGCTGATGCAGGCTTGTTAGATCGAAACCAACAAGCTAGGGATGAAGGTGTGGAAGTTTTGTCTTTAAGTGACTCACAAGGCTTGGAAGGTGAAACCTTGATTCAGGGCGAAATCGGCGATTTATTAGCCGATGAAGCCATTCGTGAATATTCGCCGGTCATTTACTTTGGTTATGATCAGTTTTCGATTGATGAGGAATCCATGCAAACCCTCAAACATTATGCGAATCAAATGTTGGAAAACCCAAGATTGTTGTTGAGTTTAGAAGGGCATACGGATGAACGAGGCAGCCCATCTTATAATTTAGCACTCGGTGAGAAACGCGCAAAATCGGCGGCGGAAGTGATGATGTTATATGGTGTAAATACGGATCGTATTACCGTAATTAGCTTTGGTGAAGAGCAGCCGGTTGAGCTGGGGCATGATGAGTCGGCTTGGGATAAAAATCGTCGTGTAGAATTGCGTTTTAATTAA
- the ybgF gene encoding tol-pal system protein YbgF, translating to MQISKQRITFSIVAFVGLSVFSSVGFSQTLEQRIERLERISSNPVLLQHSQRMNDQQREIQSLYDQVDRLVRQVQTLESKLDQSYEEMDERLNKLETRPKQTASPESTTQLDSAVVGSVKTEAAKSASTAVGSGSAQNTADAKADYDKAFGLLREGKYDESIQALSQFVKDFPNTSLTSNGYYWLGEAYLIKQEFAKAYAAFDTVIKQHVNSNKVEDAMLRGADSLVGLNRLEEAKQLYEQLVKQAPESRSAKSAVRRLERFNSGN from the coding sequence ATGCAAATCAGTAAACAAAGAATAACGTTTTCAATTGTTGCCTTCGTCGGATTGTCCGTCTTTAGCTCAGTTGGTTTTTCTCAGACTTTAGAACAACGTATTGAGCGTTTAGAGCGTATATCGAGTAATCCGGTGTTATTGCAGCATTCGCAGAGAATGAATGATCAACAACGTGAAATTCAGTCACTCTATGATCAAGTGGATCGATTGGTACGCCAAGTACAAACGTTAGAGTCTAAACTGGATCAATCTTATGAAGAAATGGATGAACGCCTGAATAAGCTTGAAACACGTCCAAAACAAACGGCATCACCTGAATCAACAACTCAGCTAGATTCGGCTGTTGTTGGTTCGGTAAAAACCGAAGCGGCTAAAAGTGCCTCCACAGCTGTAGGCAGTGGTTCAGCCCAAAATACCGCGGATGCCAAGGCCGATTATGATAAAGCGTTTGGCTTGTTAAGAGAGGGAAAGTATGACGAATCGATTCAAGCCTTAAGTCAGTTTGTTAAAGACTTTCCTAATACTAGTCTGACAAGTAATGGTTATTATTGGTTAGGCGAAGCCTACTTAATTAAGCAAGAGTTTGCTAAGGCTTATGCGGCCTTTGATACCGTTATTAAGCAGCACGTTAATAGCAATAAAGTCGAAGACGCTATGTTGCGCGGCGCTGACAGCTTGGTGGGGCTTAACCGTCTGGAAGAAGCTAAACAGTTATATGAACAACTCGTTAAGCAAGCGCCAGAATCACGTTCAGCTAAAAGTGCGGTACGACGTTTAGAACGTTTTAACAGCGGTAATTAA
- the queC gene encoding 7-cyano-7-deazaguanine synthase QueC — MSQQRAVVLLSGGLDSVTVLAHAHAQGYECHTLSFDYGQRHQVELQAAERLAAQYGAKTHRVMQMNMAAIGGSALTDNTIDVPVGGVGTDIPVTYVPARNTIFLSYALGLAEVLEAQHIFIGVNSVDYSGYPDCRPEYIAAFETMANLATKTAVEGHLIKIQTPLMNLTKAQIIHMGLKLGVDYSLTVSCYQADSDGRACGQCDSCRLRQQGFAEAGVTDPTRYR; from the coding sequence ATGAGTCAGCAACGAGCCGTCGTTTTATTGTCCGGTGGTTTGGACTCCGTAACGGTATTGGCGCATGCTCACGCCCAAGGTTACGAGTGCCATACCTTGAGTTTTGACTATGGTCAACGTCATCAAGTTGAATTGCAGGCTGCAGAGCGATTAGCGGCGCAATATGGGGCCAAAACTCACCGAGTCATGCAAATGAATATGGCTGCGATTGGCGGCTCAGCTTTAACTGATAATACAATTGATGTTCCTGTAGGCGGAGTAGGGACAGATATTCCAGTCACCTATGTGCCAGCACGTAATACAATTTTCCTGTCTTATGCGCTTGGTTTAGCTGAAGTTTTGGAAGCGCAGCATATTTTTATTGGTGTTAACTCGGTGGATTATTCGGGTTACCCGGATTGTCGGCCCGAATATATAGCGGCGTTTGAAACGATGGCGAATCTTGCGACTAAAACAGCGGTGGAAGGTCACTTAATTAAAATTCAAACTCCATTGATGAATCTCACTAAAGCTCAGATTATCCATATGGGGCTGAAGTTAGGTGTGGATTATTCGCTTACGGTGTCTTGTTATCAGGCTGATAGTGATGGACGAGCATGTGGTCAATGCGATTCTTGTCGTTTACGCCAACAAGGTTTTGCCGAAGCTGGTGTGACCGACCCAACACGCTATCGCTAA
- a CDS encoding sodium:solute symporter family protein: MLISFTFLYLLVSIGLGLYAATKVKNMGDYVSAGRSLPIWVVMAMVFATWFGAETVLGIPAEFLEGDLGSLISDPFGAALCLILFGLFLARKLYRMNLLTLGDFYRVRFDRRTELVASVAIAISYLGWVSAQIMALGIVFNVLSDGYISQFNGILLGTSVVLIYTLFGGMWSVAVTTFVQMIVIVLGLLFIAWYLSGMTGGVAPVIEHAAEANKFNFLPDFNAIAMLAFMSALLTMGLGSLAQQDVFQRANTAKNENVAVWATVGGGVLYLLFAAVPIFLGYSAYLINPDLVNHFMQLDSQQVLPQLVKQHLPLFAQVIFYGALLSVIMSTASATMLAPSVIISENILKGFVTGLSDRYLLMMTRGVVVAFALLVAIYTLWSLEQDTSIHKMVENAYKITLVVAFVPLVAGLYWKRASSAGAYLGIAMGVIVWLALEVLVPSLEESLPAHFIGFFAAIIGMVIGSLRWPNTQASVVT, from the coding sequence ATGTTAATTAGTTTTACATTTTTATATTTATTGGTTTCGATAGGTTTGGGGCTGTATGCGGCCACCAAAGTTAAAAACATGGGTGACTATGTATCAGCCGGTCGAAGTCTGCCTATTTGGGTGGTTATGGCGATGGTGTTCGCTACTTGGTTTGGTGCCGAGACGGTGCTGGGAATTCCGGCGGAGTTTTTAGAGGGTGATTTAGGTTCTTTGATCTCTGATCCTTTTGGTGCGGCTCTATGTTTGATTTTGTTTGGCTTGTTTTTAGCGCGCAAGCTTTATCGAATGAACTTACTCACACTGGGCGACTTTTATCGAGTACGTTTTGACCGTCGTACTGAATTAGTGGCGTCCGTTGCGATTGCGATCTCTTATTTAGGCTGGGTATCAGCCCAAATTATGGCGTTAGGCATTGTATTCAATGTTTTATCGGATGGCTACATTAGTCAATTCAACGGTATCTTGTTAGGCACCTCGGTGGTGTTAATTTATACCTTATTTGGTGGCATGTGGTCGGTGGCTGTCACTACCTTTGTACAGATGATTGTGATTGTGTTGGGTTTGTTGTTTATTGCTTGGTATTTGTCAGGTATGACGGGTGGTGTAGCGCCGGTGATTGAACATGCCGCCGAAGCAAATAAGTTTAACTTTTTGCCCGATTTTAATGCGATTGCGATGCTGGCTTTTATGTCGGCCTTATTAACTATGGGTTTGGGGTCGCTCGCGCAACAGGATGTGTTTCAGCGAGCCAACACCGCTAAAAATGAAAACGTAGCGGTCTGGGCGACGGTTGGTGGCGGGGTGTTGTACTTGTTGTTTGCCGCTGTGCCAATTTTCTTGGGTTATTCCGCCTACCTGATTAACCCTGATCTAGTTAATCATTTTATGCAGCTCGATAGTCAGCAGGTTTTGCCACAGTTGGTCAAACAACACTTGCCTTTATTTGCTCAGGTGATTTTTTATGGCGCGCTTTTATCGGTGATTATGTCAACCGCATCCGCCACCATGCTGGCGCCATCGGTAATTATTTCTGAAAACATATTAAAAGGCTTTGTTACAGGGTTGAGTGATCGTTATTTATTAATGATGACACGTGGCGTGGTGGTGGCGTTTGCCTTGTTGGTGGCAATTTATACTCTCTGGTCTTTAGAGCAAGATACCTCGATTCATAAAATGGTTGAGAATGCTTATAAGATCACGTTGGTGGTGGCCTTTGTGCCCTTGGTGGCGGGTCTTTATTGGAAGCGAGCCAGCTCTGCGGGAGCGTATTTGGGGATTGCGATGGGGGTAATCGTTTGGTTGGCTCTGGAGGTATTAGTACCGTCGCTAGAAGAAAGCTTGCCGGCTCACTTTATTGGCTTCTTTGCGGCCATTATCGGTATGGTTATCGGCTCTTTACGCTGGCCAAACACTCAGGCTTCGGTGGTGACCTAA
- a CDS encoding 3'-5' exonuclease, with the protein MNSGYQIGSHEATPEQVLIIEAALRGESFKVPAFAGASKTTTLKGVAEHLTYKRILYLAFNKAIADEARQLFPNWVECRTAHSLAYRFMMASQPSYKDKLQRGGAFLPYQDLETHSGKPEHWRPFRRSRFQVNIAIGETLAQYFNSADLRVTEAHIPEAVMLWGKSARPQELALFVGQLIDITQQLADNMLDPACDCAMTHDAYLKAFQLRQPKLAYDVILLDEAQDTNPVLQAIMRHQACQKILVGDRHQEIYAWRNAVNTMEGLALKEYALTHSFRFGEHISELANRLLQKVSETRKIVGLGQDLPINQGFDKHQPYAVMCRTNAKVFEVADFCLTRGIPYSINGGLEQITRLIASAYGLYQGDRKAPRSPELSLFGSWQEFSEVADELNKSEWKTIIKFVETHKEKTLNKIQQLGKNAFPYAAQAHVFISTVHKAKGLGFDQVVLASDFEWPDVKQPSFREGLNVIYVAITRAKRVLVLPKSLRQALNLS; encoded by the coding sequence ATGAACTCTGGTTATCAAATTGGGTCACATGAAGCCACACCAGAACAGGTGTTGATTATTGAAGCGGCTTTACGTGGCGAAAGTTTTAAAGTGCCCGCTTTTGCAGGGGCCTCTAAAACCACCACGCTTAAAGGTGTGGCGGAACACCTGACTTATAAACGCATCCTGTACTTGGCGTTTAACAAAGCGATTGCTGATGAGGCACGCCAACTTTTCCCTAACTGGGTCGAATGTCGCACCGCCCACAGTTTGGCTTATCGTTTTATGATGGCTTCTCAGCCGAGCTATAAAGATAAGCTGCAGCGTGGTGGCGCATTTTTACCCTATCAAGACTTAGAAACCCACTCCGGCAAGCCTGAACATTGGCGACCGTTTCGTCGATCGCGTTTTCAGGTGAATATTGCGATTGGGGAAACGCTTGCTCAGTATTTCAATTCTGCCGATCTTCGAGTCACAGAAGCACATATTCCTGAAGCGGTCATGCTCTGGGGTAAATCGGCGCGTCCTCAAGAATTGGCTTTGTTTGTCGGACAACTTATCGATATAACGCAGCAGCTCGCCGACAATATGCTGGATCCGGCTTGTGATTGCGCCATGACCCATGATGCTTATCTTAAAGCCTTCCAGCTTCGCCAGCCCAAATTGGCTTATGATGTGATTTTGTTGGATGAAGCGCAGGATACTAATCCGGTTTTACAGGCCATTATGCGCCACCAGGCCTGCCAGAAAATCCTAGTGGGGGATCGACATCAAGAAATCTACGCTTGGCGCAATGCAGTTAATACCATGGAAGGTTTGGCGTTAAAAGAATACGCTTTGACGCATTCTTTCCGGTTTGGCGAGCATATTTCAGAGCTGGCGAATCGGTTGCTACAAAAGGTGTCGGAAACTCGAAAAATTGTCGGTTTAGGGCAGGATCTTCCAATTAATCAGGGGTTTGATAAACATCAACCCTATGCGGTCATGTGTCGAACTAACGCCAAAGTGTTTGAGGTCGCCGACTTTTGTTTAACGCGCGGTATTCCCTACAGTATTAATGGCGGGTTAGAACAAATTACGCGTTTGATTGCATCCGCCTATGGTTTGTATCAGGGCGATCGAAAAGCGCCGCGTTCACCGGAGCTAAGTCTATTCGGTTCGTGGCAAGAGTTTAGTGAGGTCGCAGACGAGCTTAATAAATCTGAATGGAAAACCATTATTAAGTTTGTTGAAACCCATAAAGAGAAAACCCTCAATAAAATCCAGCAGTTAGGTAAAAATGCATTTCCTTATGCGGCGCAAGCCCATGTGTTTATTAGTACCGTGCATAAAGCGAAAGGCTTAGGGTTTGATCAAGTTGTCTTAGCCTCAGATTTTGAATGGCCGGATGTAAAACAACCCAGTTTTCGGGAAGGATTAAATGTCATTTATGTGGCGATTACACGCGCTAAACGTGTATTAGTTTTGCCCAAGAGTTTGCGGCAGGCACTTAATTTAAGCTAA
- a CDS encoding YgfZ/GcvT domain-containing protein, with product MNSLWHDFLTEQKAQFDDSGAVSQFEFPELERVLIKHGPVMTSLAHQALIRVSGEEAQAFLQGQLSNDITQVNEEAAQFSSFNDPQGQVLALFLVFMHDGDYFLSFDGSLREPILKRLQMFVMRSKVTLEEISDTWVRFGFAGQFADLDIQRRLDTKIKKEFASMASKEPGLESVRIIKVPGPFHRYELFAPAEQAIEAWSKLRSNGDVTNSYDWRLLNIASGLAEVTAANSGKHIAQFLNLDKTQVINFKKGCFPGQEIIARLHYRGKAAKRMLRLHLDEVLELNTGDTLEVMDSNEKVHKLDVVLSNPDIFEGTLCLVVGSLRALEKVEGNLHTLSGGLVKIEPLPYLITDED from the coding sequence ATGAATAGTCTATGGCACGATTTTTTGACCGAACAAAAAGCCCAGTTTGACGATAGCGGCGCGGTCAGCCAGTTTGAGTTTCCCGAATTAGAACGCGTGTTAATCAAACATGGCCCGGTCATGACCAGCTTAGCCCACCAAGCTTTGATACGTGTATCAGGCGAAGAAGCCCAAGCTTTTTTACAAGGTCAGCTGAGTAATGATATTACCCAAGTGAATGAAGAAGCGGCTCAATTTTCGTCCTTCAATGATCCGCAAGGGCAAGTACTCGCTTTGTTTTTGGTGTTCATGCACGATGGTGACTATTTCCTAAGTTTTGATGGTTCATTACGTGAGCCAATTCTAAAACGTTTACAAATGTTTGTAATGCGCTCTAAAGTGACCTTAGAAGAAATCTCTGACACTTGGGTACGTTTTGGCTTTGCGGGTCAATTTGCAGACTTGGATATTCAGCGACGCTTAGATACTAAAATCAAAAAAGAATTTGCTTCCATGGCGTCTAAAGAACCTGGGTTAGAGTCAGTTCGCATTATCAAAGTGCCCGGGCCATTCCATCGCTACGAACTATTTGCGCCGGCAGAACAAGCGATTGAGGCCTGGTCAAAATTACGTTCAAATGGCGATGTTACTAATAGCTATGATTGGCGTTTGCTTAACATTGCTTCGGGCTTAGCCGAAGTGACCGCCGCCAACAGCGGTAAACACATCGCGCAATTTCTTAACTTAGACAAAACTCAGGTCATTAACTTTAAAAAAGGTTGCTTCCCTGGCCAAGAAATTATTGCACGCCTGCATTACCGTGGTAAGGCTGCCAAACGCATGTTACGCCTGCATCTGGATGAAGTGTTGGAATTAAACACGGGCGATACATTAGAAGTGATGGATTCCAACGAGAAGGTTCACAAGCTGGATGTTGTATTATCCAACCCGGATATTTTTGAAGGCACCTTGTGTCTTGTGGTTGGCAGTTTACGCGCGCTGGAAAAAGTAGAAGGCAACCTACACACGCTAAGCGGTGGACTGGTTAAAATTGAACCTTTACCTTATTTGATCACCGACGAAGATTAA